In Aliarcobacter faecis, a genomic segment contains:
- a CDS encoding phage minor tail protein L — MELSTKIKIEKNILASNSVWLSMLEINIPSVAEVLRIVNNNEDINWRDKTWLRFPFELDEISQSANAEISQFQIKVGNVKNIIGQYIRQYDNYIKVNGFEPITVVLYIVNSKDLANVTPIYSTNLILTTSSLNHIEVSFTVSARNLFRARAPQIRMFPNSCRFKFKSSLCGYTGPETECNKTLSRCRQLLNSKRFGGFPAIGNKGVSI, encoded by the coding sequence ATGGAATTATCAACTAAAATAAAAATAGAAAAAAATATTCTAGCAAGTAATTCAGTTTGGCTTAGTATGTTAGAAATAAATATTCCATCAGTAGCAGAGGTTTTAAGAATTGTAAATAATAATGAAGATATTAATTGGAGAGATAAAACATGGCTTAGATTTCCTTTTGAACTTGATGAGATTTCTCAATCAGCAAATGCTGAAATAAGTCAATTTCAAATAAAAGTAGGGAATGTAAAAAATATAATTGGACAATATATAAGACAATATGATAACTATATAAAGGTTAATGGATTTGAACCAATTACAGTAGTTTTATATATTGTAAATAGTAAAGATTTAGCAAATGTAACTCCGATATATAGTACAAATCTAATACTTACAACTTCAAGTTTGAATCATATAGAAGTGAGTTTTACTGTAAGTGCTAGAAATTTATTCCGTGCTAGAGCTCCTCAAATAAGAATGTTCCCAAACTCTTGTAGGTTTAAGTTTAAATCTTCTCTTTGTGGATATACAGGACCTGAAACAGAGTGTAATAAAACACTATCAAGATGTAGGCAACTTTTGAATTCAAAAAGATTTGGTGGTTTTCCTGCAATTGGAAATAAAGGGGTGTCAATATGA
- a CDS encoding NlpC/P60 family protein: protein MIDKFIGIPFVSRGRSFKGCDCYGLVKLYYKEVLNIEIPETIITADQPRRTFANYLNEISKNWSLTNPSKNVVIAMAVNAEHPSLVTHFAVMIDEKRFIDTRENMSSYLTSIDDEKVKNQIKGFYKWQH, encoded by the coding sequence ATGATAGATAAATTCATAGGAATACCTTTTGTTTCAAGAGGTAGAAGTTTTAAAGGGTGCGATTGTTATGGTCTTGTAAAACTTTATTATAAAGAGGTTCTAAATATAGAAATTCCAGAAACTATAATTACTGCAGATCAACCAAGAAGAACCTTTGCAAATTATTTAAATGAGATTTCAAAAAATTGGTCTTTAACAAATCCTTCAAAAAATGTAGTTATTGCAATGGCTGTAAATGCTGAACATCCCAGTTTAGTAACTCACTTTGCAGTTATGATTGATGAAAAGAGATTTATTGATACTAGGGAAAATATGAGTTCATATCTTACAAGTATTGATGATGAAAAAGTAAAAAATCAAATAAAAGGATTTTATAAATGGCAACATTAA
- a CDS encoding phage tail protein, with product MATLTTILNPFNPNEKIVKTLENCFIWECLAPYSEDIEFVVSLNGEITENYEYRLKENDFLAVVPIPAGGGGGGKNIIKLVAMVALSIAAPHLGYALSSSIGFGLSQTAYYIATGAIMIGGGLLINALLPTATPSISTSTALNEVSPTYAYSGGSNAREVGTVLPIMLGVARVTPPIISSYLSLEGDKQHLNILMAVNDGIVNSISDIEINGQAISNFNEVNYYTTLGTTNQTVIGNFRDTATTISLNRNLNELNYETSYTTIGNSINELEVIMLFPNGLFIIEDSGNYASKSVSFQISYKKSRSSTWITQSYTVSNTYKTIKRLSYRFKNLESDSYDVKVKRISGFDTNTRVANGLSLEYINEVVYDDFSYPGVALLSINAMATDQLNGSFPTITCLVNNTGSIKLKSNPAWACYDLLKREGIPDSDIDITKFQEWADYCVNKGLTVGLYLDSQQELQSALNLISVLGRAIVVQFGSIFTPIIDKNVDIPTQGFLFTSGNIIDSSFSISYIPYNERSNTVEITYYDENDSYKAKTVQVQSHDFDSKTMEIKSSINLYGCTKREMASSYAKFLLNKNRYISETVSFTAFVDAIACNVGDVIKVGVKYMTNTLADGRILGSENGILYIDQEVELLAYEDYEIQIRCLNDEIITITIPKVNSDIVTNTIFVGNFPREINKFDVYALGRLDTEATNLYRVTSITRANDLKRKITAIEYNPDVYNDNVIIDVEPVMILNNTTNLKVEEVLIQKNDNTVSEILVVSFNSNKLINTVYLNGKKIGTTSTNSFEIENRLTRGVEYEIRVNEKTIVHIFEGLLKKVSTPKNLEVELLSTNTVISWTQVPFAVGYRIYHNDVVIENNIKSTTFNYKLLSNGIHNFKVEALNVALKPSDVVEINITVEVPLSPNVEVSYKGENVVVKWEESNSTYPIQHYIISHDGLVTYAKTTTYTTKVSWASNKISIQAVDIVGNVSTLRTVISEITVPQTTEVTSKVIDNNVLLYWKQIAKTLPISYVEIKKGETLAVAESIGTNSGTFANLFESKSAYYTYWITPIDTAGNKGQSLSTTALVNEPPDYVLNAQWISSFGGTKSNAFVDNGKLYLGIKNETFQAHFTANSWTTPQAQVNAGYLLYAQPFATTSYYEEIFDYGTILPSTTVTVTLDYERVGSGGFKIDISTSSNGTSWNLNSDTSKVTSSNFRYVKVKVSFVGSIKDAFIINTMEVKLDSKIKSDNGKATSLSTDTAGTVVYFNKTFVDIVNITITPLGTTRKTFVCDFTDVPNPTSFKVYMYDMNGNRINSDFTWSAEGY from the coding sequence ATGGCAACATTAACAACAATATTAAATCCTTTTAATCCAAATGAAAAAATAGTTAAAACTTTAGAGAATTGTTTTATTTGGGAATGTTTAGCTCCATATAGTGAAGATATAGAATTTGTAGTTAGTTTAAATGGAGAAATTACAGAAAATTATGAGTATAGATTAAAAGAAAATGATTTTTTAGCAGTAGTTCCAATTCCTGCTGGTGGTGGAGGTGGTGGTAAAAATATAATTAAACTTGTAGCAATGGTAGCATTAAGTATTGCAGCTCCACATTTAGGATATGCTCTTAGTTCTAGTATAGGATTTGGTTTATCTCAAACTGCTTATTATATTGCAACAGGTGCAATTATGATTGGAGGAGGGCTTTTAATAAATGCTCTTTTACCAACTGCTACTCCTTCTATTTCCACTTCTACAGCTTTAAATGAAGTTTCACCAACTTATGCTTATAGTGGTGGTTCAAATGCAAGAGAAGTAGGAACAGTTTTACCAATTATGTTAGGAGTTGCAAGAGTAACTCCCCCTATTATTTCTAGTTATTTATCACTTGAAGGTGATAAACAACATTTAAATATATTAATGGCTGTAAATGATGGAATAGTAAATAGTATAAGTGATATAGAGATAAATGGTCAAGCAATATCAAATTTTAATGAAGTTAATTACTATACAACTTTAGGTACAACAAATCAAACAGTTATTGGAAATTTTAGAGATACTGCAACGACTATTTCATTAAATAGAAATTTGAATGAATTAAATTATGAAACTTCTTATACAACAATTGGAAATAGTATAAATGAATTAGAAGTTATTATGCTTTTTCCTAATGGTCTTTTTATAATTGAAGATAGTGGCAACTATGCAAGTAAATCTGTGAGCTTTCAGATAAGTTATAAAAAGAGTAGAAGTTCTACTTGGATAACTCAATCTTATACAGTTTCAAATACTTATAAAACTATAAAAAGATTGAGTTATAGATTTAAAAATCTTGAATCAGATTCTTATGATGTAAAAGTAAAAAGAATAAGTGGTTTTGATACAAATACAAGAGTAGCAAATGGGTTGAGTTTAGAGTATATAAATGAAGTTGTTTATGATGATTTTTCTTATCCTGGTGTTGCATTACTTTCAATTAATGCAATGGCAACAGACCAATTAAATGGTAGTTTTCCAACTATTACTTGTCTAGTAAATAATACAGGTTCAATAAAATTAAAATCAAATCCAGCATGGGCTTGTTATGATTTACTAAAAAGAGAAGGGATTCCAGATAGTGATATAGATATTACAAAGTTTCAAGAATGGGCAGACTATTGTGTAAATAAAGGTTTAACTGTTGGATTATACTTAGATTCTCAACAAGAACTGCAATCAGCTTTAAATTTAATATCAGTTTTAGGTCGTGCTATAGTTGTTCAATTTGGAAGTATATTTACTCCTATAATAGATAAAAATGTAGATATCCCAACTCAAGGTTTTTTATTTACAAGTGGAAATATAATTGATAGCTCTTTTTCAATATCTTATATTCCTTACAATGAAAGAAGTAATACTGTTGAAATTACATATTATGATGAAAATGATAGTTATAAAGCAAAAACAGTTCAAGTACAATCTCATGATTTTGATTCAAAAACAATGGAGATTAAATCTTCAATCAATTTATATGGTTGTACAAAAAGAGAAATGGCATCTTCTTATGCAAAATTCTTACTAAATAAAAATAGATATATTTCTGAAACGGTCTCATTTACTGCCTTTGTAGATGCAATTGCTTGTAATGTAGGAGATGTAATAAAAGTAGGCGTTAAGTATATGACAAATACTTTAGCAGATGGAAGAATTTTGGGAAGTGAAAATGGTATTTTATATATTGATCAAGAAGTCGAACTTTTAGCTTATGAAGATTATGAAATTCAAATTAGATGTTTAAATGATGAAATTATAACTATTACTATTCCAAAGGTTAATAGTGACATTGTAACTAATACTATTTTTGTAGGAAATTTCCCACGGGAAATTAATAAATTTGATGTATATGCTCTTGGAAGACTTGATACAGAGGCTACTAATCTTTATAGAGTTACAAGTATTACAAGAGCTAATGATTTAAAAAGAAAGATTACAGCTATTGAATATAACCCAGATGTTTATAATGATAATGTAATTATAGATGTAGAGCCTGTGATGATATTGAATAACACAACAAATTTAAAAGTTGAAGAAGTTTTAATTCAAAAAAATGATAATACAGTTTCTGAAATATTAGTAGTATCTTTTAACAGTAATAAATTAATAAATACAGTTTATTTAAATGGCAAAAAAATAGGGACTACTTCAACAAACTCTTTTGAAATTGAAAATAGACTTACTAGAGGTGTTGAGTATGAAATAAGAGTAAATGAGAAGACTATAGTACATATTTTTGAAGGATTATTGAAAAAAGTTTCAACTCCTAAAAATTTAGAAGTAGAATTATTATCTACAAATACAGTTATTTCGTGGACACAAGTTCCTTTTGCAGTTGGATATAGGATTTATCACAATGATGTGGTAATTGAAAATAACATAAAATCAACTACTTTTAATTATAAACTTTTATCAAATGGAATACATAACTTTAAAGTTGAAGCTTTAAATGTTGCATTAAAACCAAGTGATGTAGTTGAAATAAATATTACAGTTGAAGTTCCTCTTTCTCCTAATGTTGAAGTAAGTTACAAAGGTGAAAATGTTGTTGTTAAATGGGAAGAGTCAAATTCTACTTATCCTATACAACACTATATTATAAGCCATGATGGTTTAGTAACTTATGCAAAAACTACAACATATACCACAAAAGTTTCATGGGCTTCAAATAAGATATCAATTCAAGCTGTAGATATAGTAGGAAATGTATCAACTCTTAGAACTGTAATAAGTGAAATAACAGTTCCACAAACAACTGAAGTTACTTCAAAAGTAATAGATAACAATGTTTTACTTTATTGGAAACAAATTGCAAAAACTTTACCAATATCATATGTAGAAATTAAAAAAGGTGAAACTCTTGCAGTTGCAGAATCAATAGGAACTAATAGTGGAACTTTTGCAAATCTTTTTGAATCAAAAAGTGCTTATTACACTTATTGGATTACTCCTATTGATACAGCAGGAAATAAAGGTCAAAGTTTAAGTACAACAGCACTTGTAAATGAGCCACCAGATTATGTATTAAATGCTCAATGGATTAGTAGTTTTGGAGGTACAAAAAGTAATGCTTTTGTTGATAATGGGAAATTGTATCTTGGTATTAAAAATGAGACTTTTCAAGCACATTTTACTGCAAATAGTTGGACTACACCACAAGCTCAAGTAAATGCAGGGTATTTATTATATGCTCAACCATTTGCAACAACTTCATACTATGAAGAGATATTTGATTATGGAACTATTTTGCCATCAACCACAGTTACAGTAACACTTGATTATGAAAGAGTAGGCTCTGGAGGGTTTAAAATAGATATTTCTACAAGTTCTAATGGAACGAGTTGGAATTTAAATAGTGATACTTCAAAAGTAACATCTTCAAATTTTAGATATGTAAAAGTAAAAGTAAGTTTTGTGGGGAGTATAAAGGATGCATTTATAATTAATACAATGGAGGTAAAGCTTGATAGTAAAATTAAGAGTGATAATGGAAAGGCTACTTCATTATCTACTGATACAGCAGGAACAGTTGTTTATTTTAATAAGACATTTGTAGATATTGTAAATATCACAATTACTCCTCTTGGAACTACAAGAAAAACATTTGTTTGTGATTTTACAGATGTTCCTAACCCAACTTCTTTTAAAGTGTATATGTACGATATGAATGGAAATAGAATAAATAGCGACTTTACTTGGTCAGCGGAAGGATATTAA
- a CDS encoding transglycosylase SLT domain-containing protein: MKLRSVKEAIEIGLKDYLGHYKQAVKSFWQFDTVINGLPVEYFFIAQAVQESRFHSEAVSPVGALGIAQFMPQTAREVGAGLSRHYLFKNGFEPKNSIQSVYAQVFYMNNLCKSWKLERTTFQRFELALASYNAGLGNIIKAQKISGDKRNWEDIKGSLVKVTGKYSNETLGYINNIIGYSNIMKDMQKIDF; the protein is encoded by the coding sequence ATGAAATTAAGAAGTGTAAAAGAGGCTATAGAAATAGGCTTAAAAGATTATTTAGGACATTATAAACAAGCTGTTAAATCTTTTTGGCAATTTGATACGGTTATAAATGGTTTACCAGTTGAATATTTTTTTATAGCTCAAGCTGTTCAAGAGAGCAGATTTCATTCTGAAGCAGTAAGTCCAGTTGGAGCTTTGGGAATAGCTCAATTTATGCCACAAACTGCAAGAGAAGTAGGAGCAGGATTAAGCAGACATTATCTGTTTAAAAATGGGTTTGAGCCTAAAAATTCAATTCAATCTGTTTATGCTCAAGTTTTTTATATGAATAATCTTTGTAAAAGTTGGAAGTTAGAAAGAACAACATTTCAACGATTTGAATTAGCTTTAGCTTCTTACAATGCTGGATTAGGAAATATCATAAAAGCTCAAAAAATATCGGGTGATAAGAGAAATTGGGAAGATATAAAAGGCTCTTTGGTTAAAGTAACTGGAAAATATAGTAATGAAACTTTGGGTTATATAAATAATATTATAGGGTATTCTAATATTATGAAAGATATGCAAAAAATTGATTTTTAG